TTTTGCGCACCTGTGTTGTTAATTTGCGCTGTTAATCTGTGTTGTTAATATACCCTGTCTTTCCGccgttttccccctctttgaAGTTTCGTCGATCCACCCGCGCACGTCCTGTATACATTCGGGCGTTCTTTCCTCCTAAGTAAGTTGTCCCtcactccctttttttccgaaaTTTCACGCAAAATCGCGTTAAAcccaattttatcaaaaaaagaaaaaaaaaaaaaaaaaaaaaaaaaaactgcctAGACAGGTCAAGCAatattttgcacttttccatttccatcAATTGTCGAGCAACTGAATGCTATAAATTTTAGGCCAATCGCATCGTTCTGATTTTTTGTTATCTCCATTACTTTCGAACATTTCAGCACGACACACATTTGCCATTTTGTGACAACTGAAGGAGTGGGGAGAATTCCCTATTTGGCCTGCAGTCGTTGTAATATACgttaatttaatttattattttattttattttttttactttttcacaTGCCCGTTCCCTTCACAACGGTTTGCAAATCAGTATAACGATATAAAATGGGAGTTGCTGGAAAAGCAGGTACAAACATGGCATTCCCTTTAtattgcgtttttttttttttttataatttattttcgcGTTCTTCAcaggttattttttttccgccgGTGTTCCAGCAGCGTACAGTTGAAAGTTCTCCTCTTCGATGATTGACACAGCGGTCAAATTGTGCAGGGATAGGCTGGGACATTGGCacatcattttctttcctttttctcccttctctGTTCCGCGTCGAATGTTCCTGGGCGCGCCCCCCACGTCACCTTATTTTCCAACGCACACGTGTGAACAGGTGTAATTAAATTATTGTGCTGGTTTGTTCCGCACCGCGCCAAAATCGAAAAATCGTGCGGCCGCGCAGaaaattgccaaaaaaaaaaaatataagcaaCTGCAAGAGTCTTCATCGGGAATAATCAGGCATTCCCCCAAAcgattatatatatatatatatacattttgcaTCCGCTCGGACGCATtcaaacataaaaaaggataaaaaaaaaaaaaaaaaaaggaagaaaaaaggaggaaacaaaaggagaaaagcacAGGAGAGACGCAAAAACGCTGCAACAGTAAGGGAAGCTCCACACTCCGCCGCGCTTGTTCATCGAACACCTATCTTCGTGTGCGTGAAGGAAAACACGGTCGTATATACGTTAAACGTATATGTTTACATATGCAAATGTGAGTTGCTCACTTCATATGCGCACCCTTCCCCCCGCAGGTGTAAGTACGCACAGCAGGAGCCCGCGTCACAAAACGAAACACGCTGgacaaagggaaaatgcgCTCCATTTATTTCAAggtgaaaaaacaaaatcgagaaaatttaaaaaaaaaaaaagaaaacacatAAGTCGATCGAACAAGCAGATATGTATGAATTAAAAAGTGTAACGAGCCATACAGAAGAATATGATGGCAATTCCACCACGGAATCGAGGACAATGGACATTGAAGAAGGGAACattggaaagaaggaatttaattatggaaaaaaaaataaattaaagtCTTGTGGCTTCTTTACAGACAACGAAAGTTCATTTcttggaaaaggaaaaatggcatCAGACAAGGATAATCAGacaaatgcaaaaaataatgtaaaaattaCAGACATTTTAAATTGCCCATGGGAATTCCATACCAATTTTGTGAGTATGGTTTTATTTATAATTGGcagtacattttttctttacccaAAGTTATACGTAGCTGGATGTATCATTTTTGCCATAGCATGTGTCATGTGTGTTTATAGCAATGTAATCGGTGCTATGAACGTTGgcagggaaaagaaaaatgaatacattGGGTATTTGTGTTACGTAATCGGGTGTGTTGTTTTTATAATCGGCTCAATTTATTGCTGTTTTAAggaagattattttgccattATGACCTTCGTTGTAGGAagtattttcttcctcgttGGAGCcgccttttttattattgctATGGATTTTAACAATATAAAAAGCGTGGATTATAAAGTCTTCATTGTTTACGTGTCCAATTTAGTTGGAGGACTTTTGTTTACGATTGCcagcattctttttttttacgacaGTTGGTATAATTCAGCATGTTACATGTACGTCGCGGGCAGTTCACTTTTCACCCTGGCCACGTGGTACGATTACATCATTTACGTAACCGGAGTAGCGTAAAGTGTCTACCCTTCCAGCTGCTTCCCCTTGGCAGTACCCCCCTTAACCTTGGCATATTTTGCCATTCTGCCACTTGGAAAGTTTGCATAATTTAGCAGGCACCCACTCTTCacatttgcttttttttctgtgtctCACATTCGTCACTACTTTTCACTTATATGTTTTCGTGCTCATTCAACAAATGCTCGACGAAGGAATTTCCCTTGTGTCGTTTGTGTTACGCTGCTTTACGCCCCTATTAATGCGCAATGTTCAGCCCCATTCGTTTTAATGTAATCTGAAGATTTGTTGTACGCCCACGTGTCCATGTGTGTGCATGCTAGCCCCCTTACCTCTGAACATATCGTCTATGAGTTTGAAATGGTGCATATCAAGTGTAAGAAATTTGGTGGGAATAACTACACAGAGTGGCCCCTCTTCCCTGCGCTTTGCAACATGGCGCCGTGGCTACCCTTCcccatcttttttttactccctTTCACAAGCTCCCATCCTACATTTGTGTGCACTTTAGCAAAGTGAGTGAAACTTTTTCAATAActtgaacaaattaaaattagTGGATTAACGATGTCATTATTTTTCCACCGGAAGTGTAAAGCCGTTGGTTCAGTTGCAGGTTGGCCGTGGAACGAGAGTATGAATGGCCAATTCGCTaatttgcacacatgtgCTATTCTTAcctgcacaaaaaaaaaaaaaaaaaaaaaaaaaaaacaacaacaaaatggctagctgggTAAAGCTACGTCCACACTTAAGGTCCAAgaggatgaaaataattcacaaaaaaagttCACTACACACTGAGGTACACCTGCATTCGCGCCGTTCTGCAGGGTGAAGAGAATTATAGAAATTTTACTTAGAAGGCATAATATCGATGTATAAGAAAATACAGAGTCGAGGGGTCTCCTTAAACGCGATCCCCCCCTGGCGCATACCGTAAATATGTGCACTATTGTTTAAGGGGAGGATAAGGCGATAGAGCGAAGTTCCCGACATATAAGTTGCGAAACGGTTAAACTGGCAATTTAGAATGCGTGTACGCTGtgcaatttttctctttagaTTATTTAACTATCATGCTATGGTGCTCCCATTTGATCATACGAATTCATCCCCCATGGTGCTCACACGCGGGGTTTTTAAAGGAGCTACGGGCTAGCAATTATGTATTGGTGTTAGCACAAAAGAGTGAACAGTGGATGCAGCGCTAATCCTACGGCGCTTTATTCATTTCCGTTGCTAGGGACTCTCCCAAGGGCAGTTAACTACGTTATTGCTATACATAttctatatataaaaatCGGTATATTGCCTTCCGCTTCTCCACCCCCACCCGATGGCCGGGCTTCCATTAAGAGTAGGGAGGAGCCTGAAAATCCGAAGAGGGCAGTTCCCCAATTCACGCAGCTTGAGCTCGTGCAGCAAGGGTGAAGCATATCAGCGGAATGGCATAAATGTGCAGCACACATACCGGGAGAGTGACGTGTACAGGCAGTACGATCACCTTCTGAACATAGGAAGGAAAACCCCAGAACAGGTAATAAAACTGTTGACCGATATAAGTAGGGAGAGGAAGTGTGACGCAGAAGTGGTGAAGACGATTACCAATCATCTGTACGATTTTTGTGAAGACTTTTTTCCACCTCAGTTGGTTAAAATATTAGAAATCTACGCCAAGTTAAAATACTCAAATGAAACCTTACTTGGAGTTGTCTGCAACAGAGTGAATGACCTAATCAATATCAGGTCTTGTCTAAGGGTAAAAATAATGACAAACATTTACAAGCAATTAAATCTCCACCACCCTGTTGTCAAATCACCACTTATATCTCAGCTGAATAGAAACATAAAtgattacaaaaatgagttGGTTTCTATagttaaaaatatatcgtACCTGTATGTAGATGCAGATACCTCTGCCAATATTATAAACAGAATTTTAACCAATTACGATTATTACGATAAAGATGGGTTCACAATACTTGAGGCGTGCAGTAGGTTGGATGACCCCCATGAAGTACTGATTGAGTTGGTGAACAGGAAAGTGAAGGAATTACATACCAATGGCAACAGTTGCAGGTTCAAagattttgtaaaatttttaagtGCATATAGAAGACTAGGGTTAAAGGagaacacatatatacatacccagtttgagaaaaaaattaataacatCAAATTGTTGCCTCCAGAAAATATCTCCTATGTGCTACTCTTATTGTTATCGTCCAAAATTAGACATGAAGGATTATTCGACTTGGTTATCATCAATATAGAAAATTTCGTGAACAATAAAAATGAGCAGTTATCtttggaagagaaaaatttgtATGCCATCCCCCAGGGGAAGAAGTGTGATGGGGAAAACTCACACAAGGAGCATACCCGGCGCAACACTTACAATCCATATATTCTTCACTTCTTGCCTTTCCACCTGCTATTACTAACGCTCCTAAATTATGGGGAGAAAAGTACACTTAAGCATCTGCTAAATCTTTGTGTCCTCGATTACCTACATTTGTACGATACATCATCTTTAATTAAGCTTCTGCATGTGTGCACACTCCTTTCCATGGACGGAGAAgagacaaataaaaaagcacACATACATGAGCTGGAAGAAACTGCACAGGAAATTTTCTTGGCCCTTCAGCATGTGTATAAAAGCGCCACAATCAATGAAATGAAAATCTTATACGACTGTTTTTTATATCACCAAAAGCTTGtcgaaaaaaattccaagtTGGTCAAGTTACACGATGAGCTGTTGCACACAGAATGCCTATCCCTTTTACCATCCTCTTAtgataatttaaattttgaaaatttaaaaataatcagGTGTGCTAGTTCGTCTTACTTGCAGgagaaaattaataataaaatttatttttacctcaacaggaatgattttttttcctctgatGAGTGCGGATACGAGAACTTGTTACTTAGCGTAAAGTTGCGTGCGAACATTTTGCGCAAAAAGTATGAGGGGATCCACACTGTGGAAATGGTCTACCCTGGGGTAGCAACAGAGAGTGGACACATATCTCAAGGGTAATCACCACATGTGGATGTACCGACAAAATCGCATAACCCTTGTATGGCGTACACGTCCCTAGGGATGGAGAAGACACCCATGTTGGGCTTTGTCATATAGGGGGTCACCTTAGGGcctatactttttttttttttttttttttttttttttttttttttttggtcacATCTCCTTGGCCCCCCcaacgcattttttttcctgcacttAGATCAAACAAACCATCTGAACTGAGTTGCCATTAGCTTAATATGTGTTAGCTTAACGTAGATTATCTTAATACAGATTACCTTAACGTAGCTTACCGAGTGAAGTGCGAACAACCAGTTAACCCTCTAACATGGTACAGCTTGggtaatatttttactttaaaaTGGGTAAGGTTGAAAATGcgtgcagtttttttttcacgagGAGGAGGTATCACACCCACACTATATTctgtgtctttttttttttttttttttttctgggcTAGGGGTGGGAGAAGGTGTCCCAAATACTGGAAGAAGGTTGTGCTTACATGGTTTCACGTGACATGTATTTGGGTAACCACGCAACTGCTTAACCGCGTAGGTGCGATTACGCTTTCGCATTACGAGCTCGTTTTGGTAGCGCCAACGTAGCAGATTATATCCCCTTGCTCGTAGTCCACCTCGTAGGACATGGACTTGAGTTGTTCCGCAAAGGGGGAGTCCTTCTTAAGGTACACAAAGTTCGATGTGCAATTTTGCTTGTTCGAAAAAGAATTTAGCTTCTGGATCAAGTGCGTAAAAGTGGCTGCATCCGTTGCATAAGGATAGCAATGGTTGGAATCTTGCCTTTTCTCTGTTTTTATCAAGCCGCTAACTTTGTTGTTCTGCATGTGGAGAATAACATTGTAAAGGTCGTAATCCGCATTGCACAGCTCGAAGGCAAATAGCTTCGTCTTGATGGTGTCCTCCgtggtgaagaagaaggtaCTCTGGTGTAATTCTTTGGCGTTCTTTTGGAGAAAGGTGTGCATAAGTTTGACATCGTAGGGATGGATGGACCTGGTGACGGAAGCGAACTGGTGAGGGAGGTCCACTGGTGGGGTAGTTCCTTCACATGATGCATCCTTCTTCACCTGTGCGTCTGCTTCTTGGccttttttgcttttttccccGGAAGTGTCCCCATCAAAGAAGACCATATCGACTGGGTACTTCTTCGCGAAGTTGCTGTACAGGGAGTTGTTCTTGGCAGACTTGAACGTCTCCGcgtttacattttttcggAGGGTAAATCTAGCGTCGAGCGCCACAATGTTGCTTCCTGAAACGAACAAGGGGTTTATATCACACTCGTTGATATAAGGAAGGAGATCCAAAATAAGATCGGAAAAGTTGATAATCTTGTTAATGAGCATTGGcatatcacattttttaaatctcgAAGATTTGCCCAATAAGGCAttataaatttttgtttccttcATCATGTGGTGGGTATACGAATAACTCAGCGGGGGAATCAAGAGAACATTATCTTTAAATATTTCTACGTAGGATCCACCTGAACCGAACATTAAAACGGGTCCGAAGTTCTGATCAAAATAGTATCCTAATATTAATTCAATTCCATCGTTTGTGTCTATCATGGTCTGAATGGTAACTCCTTTGAATTCACTTTCTAGGTTAtgtttttttacgttttggTGAATAGTCTTATATGATTCAATGAGTTCTTCCTTATTCTTAATGTTAAGGATAACTCCCCCAATATCCTTCTTATGTGTAATGGTGTCcgaatatattttcatgGCACAGGGGAAGGTGATTTTTGAAAGattattttgtatttcttctaAGGTGTAGAACACTTCTGTTGAAACGGTTGGTATGCCATAACTCtggagaatttttttggaatcaaattcatttaaaatgtagtttttatttttcaggGCATTCTGTATTATGTCTTCTGGTGTGCCGCTACTGATGTGGTGTTTAgtgtttccttccttttcacccACGTTGGAGTGGTCgacgttaattttttttccaaagtggTGTTTATAGATGATTCCATTCACATAATGATTCTGTTCTGCATCTGCCAGGAAGGTGGGGATTTCTTCATACAAGTTCTGAATGTgaatgatatttttatacaGCTTCAACAAATTTTGTGCGGAGTGCTCTGGGTGAATAAAGGTTGgtatgttatttttatttagaaAGTTAGTAGATTCTTCTAGGGATACTCCTCCTAGGTAGTTGCAGAGAAGCAGTTTTCCCTTATTGGCCATATCATCCTTTACGCTGATGATTTCCTTTGCAGTGTTCATTGGTTCAGTAACACTTTGTGGAGACAACAAAATTATGATATTCTTAAATTGTTCATCTTTTAATAGCGCTTctattgtttttttatacaaCAATGGAGAAGCATCTCCAAGGATATCTACTGGGTTGGCTTTACTCCATGAAGGGGGTAAAAATGCATCtagctttttctttaaattatcATTCAGCTTGGATAAATTCCCATCATTCCTGGTAATATTATCTACGAGAAGAACCCCTGGACCTCCTGCATTGGTCACTACACAAACTTCATTCGTCTCTGGATATTTGGAGAGGTTAAGTATTTTACACATGTTGAATAGTTCTTCAAAATTATCTACTACTAGAACccctaattttttcataGATGCATAGAATATTTCGTAATTTCCGACCATAGAACCAGTATGTGAAATAGCTGCTTCTGCTGCTTTGGCCGTTTTTCCACTCTTCAAAAGGATAATGGGTTTGTACAGACAGACCTTCTTACAAACGGCCATAAATTTGTTCATGTCTCCGATGGATTCTACATAGAGTAGGATATACTTGGTGTTCTCATCGTAGAAAAGATACTCCACTAATTCATAAAACTGCACATCGCACATAGAACCAACCGAAATGAAGTGAGAGAATCCGATATTGTGTTGTAGAGATAGATCTAACGCAGCTGAACAGATGGCTCCACTCTGAGATAGCAATGAAAAATTCCCTTTTAATATTGTGTTGTCAGCAAAGGAAGCGTTCATATTGTGGTAAGAATGGATAATACCTAGACAGTTTGGGCCTATAATTCTGATCCCATTAGTTTTTGCTACATCTATGATTTGTTGCTCTAGCTTTGTTCCTTCTGAACCTGTTTCCTTAAAACCAGCAGTTACGATTACTACaccttttacatttttacttttcaaaTCCTTCATCACTCCTAAGACGTGATTCCTTGGAACGGCTATGACGGCCAAGTCGATATTTTCCTCTGGAACATCTCCAATTGTTTTGTAGCTATCTCGGTTGTACACTTTATTTCCCTTACTGTTGACAAAGTATAGTTTGTAAGATTCTTCTCCCTGCATAAGATTCTTTACGATAGAATTTCCTACGGATCCGGCCCTTTCCGTTGCTCCGATCACTCCAATGCTCTTTGGCTTGAACAGATAGTTCAGACTGTTCTTGAAGTTCTCTACCTGCTGTACATTTTGGTTATACCCCACCCACACGCTGTAATAGTTCCGCAGAACGCTCAATCTATTGCTGCGCTTGCTTAGAATCATTTTAAGCACAaaggagagggggggggaaggagcaGAAAAAGTGGGACAGTACGATGCCGTCTTCAAGGTGAAGAGCCCTCTAATTTTTGTTGTGCTCTTCAAACGGTGCAACTGTGGTAATCACCAGATGTGGTCAGCTGTAAAGGGGATAGAAGAAAGTGACAGGATGGAAAACACAGCCTCCGAAACGCAAACTCTCTGCacaggggaaagaagaataaacgAATTATGCGTAACGAACAAGTTCGTGGTGATACACCTCAGAGCGTGTATTAACCTCAGCTTTACTTCTCCTCCGAATGGGTGGAGCAGCCCTTCTTAACTCTTATATGTATGCCAACGTGCACAATGCGTGTGCAAGAGGCATTCTTCGTTTCACCTCCCagtggaaagaaagaagaaaaatagtCCACTGTGTACCGAATGGTGGGtgggtaaaagaaaaagtaggcAAAACttaaaagaatatgcaaaatggaaaatgcgCAATCTTCCTTTAATGGCTGCAGCAAACTGAACAGATAGTAATGCCCACTTGCGTGATTGGCTGATGAGAAAGCCCTGTTTGGGGGTAAGGCGGGTCACTTGGTCTTAAGTAAAATGAACGGGAGAGGAGAAAATTATCCGATGGTTTATTTACAGGGTCATAATTCTTTGTGCGAAGGGGCAAAATGTGTTCATCTGGGGGCATACTCTGTATGGGAATTTCTCCCtacgtttctttttctcattttttttttttttttttttttttttttacgaatgGAGAGGAGAATGCGCAGATGTAATTGGATATGAAGTGCCTAATGAGCACGAGAGTCCCCTTCGGCCGACTCATTGGTTTATAATGCACGCAATCCAACAGATAAGGAATGTGCATTCCCGGCAAGGGGAGCTGATCTAATTTGCACCAGCCTCGGCAACCGCGCGGGTTCTCCCCTGAGGTCGCGGAAGCTGCATTGGGCATACATGTACGCAGATAGGAATGTGTGCTCGTatgtttatacatatattcatatttacGTTAATAAGTTCATATGTAtgctttttgttttttattttattatatatatgttttttatttatgcCTCATTTACGCAGAGTTTGGTGGAGAAAGTAAGGTACATGTTTTACTACAAAAGGAACTTTCCAAAGTTAAGCCGGCGTGGAGAAATTTCATCCTTCGTGCATTGTTATATGGGGAAATGTAACGGATTAGTACGGGGGGGCTATAATTGTGTAGTGGGGTAATTCTTCCGTTTGTTttggaaaagagaaaattgtgTAACGAGTGGAAAATAAGATTCtcgcaaaaaaagggagaagtgaAAAATAGGGGGgtgtttttacttttttttttttttttttccttatttcctcttttccatttttccatttttccatttttctatttttacatttttccagGTAGGTGTAACATTTTGGAACCTCCCTGTGTATATACGTCCCCCCAGCATACCATTCACACCCCTTCGCTCGCTGCCCCTAATGTATCCCCTAACAGGAGGAAttttcatacacatatataacacacatatatataacacacacatatgggAGACAAGTCCCAAAAGCCTTTAACCACGTAGCATAAATGACTCAATCATATGGTACACTTCGTGCATGACAGTTTATCTCCCAAAACTGGGTGTATAAATTTATGTacatgaaaagggaaaggaaatgtCCCTCCGGTGGGTTCTCCTATGCAGGTTGTGTTCTGTTGGTGCGTGTGTAATTAGGCGTCACaataaggggggggggaattatACTAGGTGACAGCAGATGCAGTGTGGGGTACTACGGTTGGCCAGAGTACACATTGCAGCTACGAAACGGCGCTCGCCGAAATTTTGCCCAGAGAGGTTGGAATGAATTTCCGCTGGTGTGAAAACGCCCCTTTGGAAATTtcatcagaaaaaaaaaaataaataaaaaaaaataaaataaaaataaaataaaataaagcaaataTAATGAAGTGGAGAAGGTCATATGGAAGCCTCTtagcaaaatatttttttttttttttttctttttacatcAACTCTTCCACTCGTCACATTAAGGACTCTTCTCCCTGTCCACAACTTCCGGAtaaaatttgataaaaatggtGGTGTTAAAATTCTTGTCGTCTTCATACACCGTGTGTGCCGTCACCTCTGCTTGGAATTCAGAGCTGCAGAGCATCCCCTCCACGATACCAGCTGCAAATGAAGCGCAGTTAATATTTCCGTAATCTTTAGGCACACTAATAAATTTGTTtagtaaaatatttttgtcgCAAAGCATGTACTCGTAAATGCTATCTTGAGACTTGAGCAAATCTGAGGAATGCTGAAATAGGTACTTCCACAAGTGCTTAGACAAGAAGGTTAACATGCTTATAATGCTTACACACCTCTTCGTTTTATTCTTGTATGGTAGGTATTCGTTTAGTTTATAACCAACTCTCAAGCCCATCTCGTGTAGGGAGTCTTCAATTCGATAACCCCGTTTACTTTTCCATAAACAATATTGCACTATTTCGCTAAACAGAATGCTGAATGCGCTCAAGCTCACTTCTTGGGGGGGTCTGTTAAGTTCTATTTCCACtgagtttttccctttctccatttttcgaTAAGGGATTGTATGTAGCAACAATATTATCGTGGCACTCCTACGAGGGGGCTCCTTCCGAATGTGTTCCTGCGCATGTGTATCAGACTAAACCGggcttcttttctctctctatgctttttaattttactaTGCAATGTTCAGACGCGATTTTTGCCTTACTGGACATAAAAGCAATGCAACCCCCTCCGCCCTTACTATTTGGGCATAACCTCATGCAGGGCAGAACGAAGGGCAGCTAATAGGGAAGCATCGCTCCTTCGCGTGAAGAGAAAACAACGGTTTCGTCCGCATGCATCCTCTGTGCCCTTTTCGAGATAATTtacaaaagtgaaaaagaaaaaaaaaaaaaaaaaaaatcttctaaTTTATTCTAGCCTCCCTGTGTATGTAATGTATTA
This genomic window from Plasmodium knowlesi strain H genome assembly, chromosome: 4 contains:
- a CDS encoding trafficking protein particle complex subunit 5, putative codes for the protein MEKGKNSVEIELNRPPQEVSLSAFSILFSEIVQYCLWKSKRGYRIEDSLHEMGLRVGYKLNEYLPYKNKTKRCVSIISMLTFLSKHLWKYLFQHSSDLLKSQDSIYEYMLCDKNILLNKFISVPKDYGNINCASFAAGIVEGMLCSSEFQAEVTAHTVYEDDKNFNTTIFIKFYPEVVDREKSP
- a CDS encoding succinyl-CoA ligase, putative, with the protein product MILSKRSNRLSVLRNYYSVWVGYNQNVQQVENFKNSLNYLFKPKSIGVIGATERAGSVGNSIVKNLMQGEESYKLYFVNSKGNKVYNRDSYKTIGDVPEENIDLAVIAVPRNHVLGVMKDLKSKNVKGVVIVTAGFKETGSEGTKLEQQIIDVAKTNGIRIIGPNCLGIIHSYHNMNASFADNTILKGNFSLLSQSGAICSAALDLSLQHNIGFSHFISVGSMCDVQFYELVEYLFYDENTKYILLYVESIGDMNKFMAVCKKVCLYKPIILLKSGKTAKAAEAAISHTGSMVGNYEIFYASMKKLGVLVVDNFEELFNMCKILNLSKYPETNEVCVVTNAGGPGVLLVDNITRNDGNLSKLNDNLKKKLDAFLPPSWSKANPVDILGDASPLLYKKTIEALLKDEQFKNIIILLSPQSVTEPMNTAKEIISVKDDMANKGKLLLCNYLGGVSLEESTNFLNKNNIPTFIHPEHSAQNLLKLYKNIIHIQNLYEEIPTFLADAEQNHYVNGIIYKHHFGKKINVDHSNVGEKEGNTKHHISSGTPEDIIQNALKNKNYILNEFDSKKILQSYGIPTVSTEVFYTLEEIQNNLSKITFPCAMKIYSDTITHKKDIGGVILNIKNKEELIESYKTIHQNVKKHNLESEFKGVTIQTMIDTNDGIELILGYYFDQNFGPVLMFGSGGSYVEIFKDNVLLIPPLSYSYTHHMMKETKIYNALLGKSSRFKKCDMPMLINKIINFSDLILDLLPYINECDINPLFVSGSNIVALDARFTLRKNVNAETFKSAKNNSLYSNFAKKYPVDMVFFDGDTSGEKSKKGQEADAQVKKDASCEGTTPPVDLPHQFASVTRSIHPYDVKLMHTFLQKNAKELHQSTFFFTTEDTIKTKLFAFELCNADYDLYNVILHMQNNKVSGLIKTEKRQDSNHCYPYATDAATFTHLIQKLNSFSNKQNCTSNFVYLKKDSPFAEQLKSMSYEVDYEQGDIICYVGATKTSS